In Sesamum indicum cultivar Zhongzhi No. 13 linkage group LG8, S_indicum_v1.0, whole genome shotgun sequence, the sequence GAAATGTACAAGGCATAAATTGGATAAACTAATAAACAGTGTACCTTCTGGCAAAGATAACCCCTACTTCCAAGTAACCGGCAAGCTATTTGTCGAGCAGAAAAGAATTGGAGTTTTTCTTCAGAATTAGCTAAAGATGCATATTTTGCCCTATGCTTCTTGTCCTCATGCACCTTGAAGTCTCCCTGAAAGCAAGCAAACAGAATAAGTGCGTAATGTATAGAATTACAACTGAAGCAGACCTGTGCTCAGGGGTAACGACGAGCAAACCgcagttttattattatatttaactcATTTGTGGGTTGCCGGACCAACCAACTTGTAAAGCATTAAGATCACTGCACCCAAATGCTGGAAAAGGTAATGACTTAATATCCAAAGAGGTGAAAATGACAAtgcaaatttagaaatatctATTGTACCTGAGCAACAAAATGGTAGCTTCGTTTTTCACTGTAAGTTCCTTATCTTGATATCACCAATAATCTTTTTTCACTGTAAGTTCCTTATCTTGATATCAccaataatctttttttcacTGTAAGTTCCTTATCTTGATCTCACCAATAATCTTTTCCATTATTATCTTCAAAATGTCTGGaaccaatatatttataaaggtgTTCATTGCGCACACGAATTAGAGATGCCAAATTCTACAAAAACATTTTTGCAATTAACTAAGCATTAAACATATTGAGCTCCAGCACCTTCAATCAACAAAACTAATCGCTGAAAGAAACCAAATTCTGGTGACGGAAAGAAGCCAAAGGTATTGCACACAGCAGAAGCACACAGTCTCAAAATTGCAGTTGAAGAATGACGaacaaaaacacaagaaaatcTTCACACTCCGCCGTCTAGTTCACCATAACCACATCATTACAGCCCGAACTCAACTCTTGGCAACTCCTTTCCAATCACTCCTGAACTGATAAGCAAAATTGCCATctccaaaacaaaaataaaccacGGAACCACACTTCATTGACATGGGTACGCATGAAAGTTTTGAGTTCTCACCGAGAGTTTGCCGTGGTTGCCATCAAACGTCATCTCAGAATCAATGTCTTGTTCCAAAAGCTTTAAATCTTGAATAACTTGTTTAACCATCGAAGGAACAGGCGAAATGGTACCCCAACCCTGCCATTCTTGCAGGCTAATGGTAGCTTCAGCGTCTGTTGTTCTGCGGGCTCCTGCTGGCAATGTGGATGGGCTTTTCGAGGAGAAAGGCTTCGTGCCCATCTGAGATTTAAGAGTCTTGTTGAAGAAATTGCAGAATTTTTGTTGGGgttggaaaaagaaaggggTTTTACAGCTCAACAAGGGTCTAGAAGTAGAAGGGAGCATGGCTCGTTATTCTTGGGTGGCTTTTGAATATCGGAAACCTAATCGAGTTTCCTCGAGTTGCAATTTGGTACATGTCTATAGgcattcatttttcttggttttttaACAAGTAACGTGAAATCGATAATTTTGTGGCAATAGAAAAtggggtgaatagcaatttattctcatatgatattataaataagtaaattatttttttataaaaaaaaaataataatttaccctttgtattatgataaaatacttaattttaaaaaatatagaaaagtaaattattatattttagataacacacggagataaattgttattctcTTTCAAAGGAGAGTGATTTAATCATTTGTAACATCACAAGAAAGTTGCTTCcattttttcattgaaaatatttacgTGATCAGTTTAATTGGCGAAGTTGAAATAATATGATCAAAGCGTTGTGGGTTGAGTCTCATcaatttatagagtattaatttactttaaaagtaaTAGTTGAACCACGACgatttaagttttattattgAGTGAGACTAGGCCTAGCTCAGTTGGTTTAAAGTCATGGGTTCAATCcctatttatgcatgcaatgttGTTTTTACTGCATAGTAAGTGTTGTTTCTACTACTGACCAAATTGATGCAATTCCTGGAGCTATATGAAGACCAATCTggcaaaaaaatcaatcactcCAAGAGTTTCTTTATCCCTGGTAAGAAGGCCAATAACATTGCCCACAAAATCAAATCCATTACAGGCTTCAACTTCAAGTGTCTCCCTATCACCTATCTTGGAGCTCCTCTGCACAAAGGtcataagaagaaaattctttttgaaCCCCTTATTGACAAAATCAGAAACAGGATCAGTGGATGGGAGCATAAACATCTTTCACAAGGGGGTAGACTTCAACTTATTAAAAGTGTTCTTTCCTCCATGCCAGTATATCTTCTTCAAGTTTTGAGCCCTCCTATTGGCACTCTATAGAAAATTGAACAACTTTTTGCTAAATTCTTTTGGGGATCCACTACTGACCacagaaaaattcattaaGTTAAATGGGCTTTCATCTGCTATCCTTGTGAAAAAGGGGGCTTGGGCATCAGAAACATTAGAGATACTGTCACAGCCTTCACTCATAAACTCTGGTGGCGGCTGAGACAAAATAATTCTCTATGGGCCAGCTTCACTATCAGTAGATATTGTAAAAAGTCTACACCTGCCTCTACTAAAGCTAAATCGAAGGACTCTAACATTTGGAGAAGAATTTGTAGCATGAAAGCCATCTCTCAGGAGCTGGTAATGTATCTTTCTAGTATGATTGTTGGCTCCCTGCAGGCACCCTTCATTCCCTCATACACCCCATCAGAGCGTCTAATGCCCTGGTCAAGAATTTTTGGACCAACCACACTTGGGACATTGATAAATTGAAGGAAGTTGTTCCTCAGCTTATCATGGAGCTTATTTTGCAGACCACCATTAATCCTCAACATCAAGATTCTATGCATTGGAAACCATCCCCTCACGGCTCCTTTTCTACTAAATCAGCTTGGGAGATTACTAGAGATCACAAACCTTCCCTACCCATCTTCAAAAATCTCTGGTCCCCCTCGTCAGGCCTACCATTTCTATCTTTATTTGGAAAGTCCTCCATAACTGGATACCAGTTGACAGCAGACTCAAACAAAAGGGCATCTCTTTGACCTCTAgatgtgtttgttgtttgaaggAGGAGGAGACTATCCCTCACCTTTTCCTTCATAACAAGGTTTCCATCCCTCACCTTTTCCTTCATAACAAGGTTTCCCTTGAAGTATGGAACTTCTTTGCCTCCAAATTTCAACTCAACATCCCAATCATAgacaattttttcatgatccTTCAAGCCTGGAGAAGCAATATTTCTAATCAACTTCACATCAGAGATATTCTTCCCCCATTGATCATTTGGTACACTTGGATTTGCAGAGGGGGCTCCTTTCAAAGCTAATCGTATCATCTCTCAAACCATCAATTATCTTCATCTTCTCGGTAAAACCAACCTCATGAGAACTATACACTGGAGAGGGGACAGATCTGTTGCTTCTCTTCTTAAAATTTCTCTCCCGCCTCATAAGATATCATCCAAAATCTCTATTGTTAAGTGGATTAAGCCAGATAGGGGATGGTTCAAATTGAACACAGATGGGGCCTCAAAAGGAAATCCAAGTGTGGCAGGAGCAGGTGGAATCATCAGAAATCATCTTGGTCAGGCTGTCTTTGCATTCCAGGAACATCTTGGGCTCATCTCCAACACTGCAGCTGAGTTAAAAGCTATATACAGAGGTGTTAAATTGTGCATTGATAGCAACATTAGAAAAATTTGGGTAGAAACAGATGCCAACATCGCCATCAAGCTCATTTCGTCTCCCCCCAAGGGTCATGGCACCTTCAAAATTTGCTGCAATAAATTAGAGAACTTCTATCCCAAACTGAGTTCAAGATATCACACATTTTTAGAGAGGGTAACCAAGTGGCCGATTACTTTGCTAACCAAGCATGTTTCAATCAACATCTCAGCATTCTATCCCCTAATAATATCACAGGTGAATTAAAGGTTTGATTAGACTTGACGCATGCTCCTTCCCTGCTATTAGAATTAGAAGTTATAGCACCtttaatttcagttaaatttttgatttttcaattagGGGTACTTCATTATTGTTGTTTCTTTGCTGATACGTGTTGTGACCAATGTCTCTATGGATACCTTTGGCCTGTTACTTCTGTTGTTTTCCTTTGTCTATTTGCTTGTTGTTATATCTTTTGTAGGTTTTTTGAACTCCTTTCACAGGTTTAAAGGCTGTCAGTCATACAAACTTGATCTCCGCGTTAATACTCATGTTCATTACTTATCCTTTTGGAACATTACACACACTTTGGCTTGGCCTTCTTGTACAGATTTATTTGCAGGTGTTGTGCGATTCATGATGTGGTGGGATAACAAAAAGCTTTTTGACTCGCCATAGTTTTACTAGTTACCTGTCTTttgttgtaagggagtagtactcctcgttcattgttgctctatttgtaagggagtagtactccttgtttatggCTTTGCTAGAAATTTTAGGGAGGTAGCTCTCCCCGCTGTAAGTATTTTGggaattttaatatagaaggatTGGGGACTCCAATAAGTTCCCCCCACCTCTAGGtcgtttaaaaaaaaaaaaaagtgttgtttctactgtaataatatatgttgattagatgtaatttatttgatattattgatgagagtatgattgttgtaatgttctttgttagatattgatattcgacataaatgattataatcgacttattttaaaaaaaaaaaaagtgagattattttttttatgtctcGTTCAGTTTTGGCcaggtatttattttaaaattttaaatttaatattattcattacatttatttatcaatttttttttataaattcaactttatacattttttaactCTACAAAAAGTAGTAACAcaatttatatcaatattttgtattaatttatttaaaaatgttgcACATATAGAATATGTTGCACTTACtagcaatatttatttattaattatacatattgataattaacatatattgATTAGTGATAActataatacaattataattaattcactaaaaaaagaaaacaaaatatttacttagTGTTTATATGAACTTAAATATTACGAGTTCAAATCtcacataatataaaatgacaaaagtctatctataataattgattcaataaaGGATGTATCTGATTTTACGTagaaactctaaataaaagagaaaatgaaagtaaagAACTATTATACATTTGGCTCCTTATATACACACATGCGACCAACAACCAAtcaaaggataattacactctcgtctattaaaatttgatataattgtgAGTAGATTATTtgtagtttagaaaattatatcttataCTCCTGAGGTTTGAATCtgttctaacaaataagtccttatattaataaaaattcaccgattctgctgatattaacaaaagaattagaaaataattctatatttatctttaattgacttattactgatttattgcagatcaaaataaatatttttacgaCTAAATTATCTTCATACGTCTTCGCACGTTACTGCATATGAGGAGATAttttttcaccattataaggtGATTTAGTCAGAATAAAAAATCGTTTAACTTACAGTGAGTCACTAATAAATCAaccgagggtaaatatcaatttcattcaattttttttgttaatatttacaaattcggtgaattttaactaatgattGGACTTTTcttgttagacagaagcaaatcTCATGAGTGCTAggtgtaattttccaaaagcACAACaagtttacatgtaattataccaaaactCAAGGGAAGGagatttaaaattgaaaggTTGAATGAGTTCTCTTTGGCTTTCTAGTAGAGGTTTTCTTGTTCAAGTAGAAGAGACATCTCATCAGTTACTTCCACAAATGAAAGTAGCCAAGAATGTTCAAGGATTGGAAAGTAGTTTTTGCATAGAAAATCTTTTAAGCGTTTAGTGAAGAAGGGGCCATATATTTGActaatcttttaaattataatccaACCTGGTGAGCACATTGTTAGAATCCTGGTGTATAGTAATATGTCCCATGTGATATtggaaatgaataaattactcccctgtgaaaaataaatagcaatctACCttcctgtgttttaaaaaataaagcaatttacctccttaggcATGGAGGTaagttgcttcattttttaaactataaggagggtaaattgctatattttaaaaaatatagaggggtaaattgctattttatttttcatagagAGACTATTTGCCTGGTTTTCATAACACAGATAGATAGAGTACAATTTACCGTTAGAATCCTTGGAAGCCAGTGGTATGCTTTGCAATTGTGTTGTATGGAGGGCTTAAAATACCATCACCTATCAGCTTCATGGGAGAAGGGAAACTTCGTCATAGAAGCTTCATGTATAGGTAGTTCACAGAATTCACGAATATCCTCCAAGGACATGAATAGTTCACACTATAGACTCTttagcaaaaatatattttttttattttagataaagtTGCTAGTGCGCTTCTATAAATTGTAGTGTTTCCTTACTGTATTGTTTTAGCAATAGGTCAGTCAATAGCAGTTAGTTAGCTAGCTAATTGGGTAGTTAATTAGTTTGTTGCTTAACTATTGTACTTAAGTTGTATTTAAGACAGTTTGTACTTTGCAACCGATATAGTGTCTAAGATTTTTCTTGCTCTCTCTGCTTTACACTGTTCTTCTTCAACAAACAAGTTCATAGTCATGGCGTCTTTGCTCATATTCTCTCTTgtacatggtatcagagccattttttttatggtcaCTGGTACTTTCCCTCACTCATACACTCTTTTAGCATAGCAAGATTACGCATGCATGGCAAGCcctttaaaaacaaaaaaccaagaaaagaagCCACTGGTTGACAATGGAACCAACTTTTGGTCATCAAGCAGATCGATCAAGATCGCATTAGGCGCCAAGATGAAACTAGGTTTCATCAATGGAAAAAATCCTAGACCTTCTGAAAGTAGATAAGAATTCGAACAATGGACAAGAGCGGATTGCCTGGTAATTTCTTGGCTATTGAATTCAATGTAAAAGGACAATGTGGAATCTTTCCTCTATATTAATACAGTAAGACAACTTTGGTTGTGAATTAGAGGCAAGATACGGGGCGAGCAATGGGCCCATGATATATCAACTTCAAAGGGAAATTACTTTGGCAACACAAGGATCACTTACTTTCTCAGCCTAC encodes:
- the LOC105168567 gene encoding uncharacterized protein LOC105168567 isoform X3, whose protein sequence is MLPSTSRPLLSCKTPFFFQPQQKFCNFFNKTLKSQMGTKPFSSKSPSTLPAGARRTTDAEATISLQEWQGWGTISPVPSMVKQVIQDLKLLEQDIDSEMTFDGNHGKLSGDFKVHEDKKHRAKYASLANSEEKLQFFSARQIACRLLGSRGYLCQKCWLPREDCMCSKVTMCSLWRRLRIWLYMHPKDFLRQNNTGKLLWQVYGVQAASLCLFGIVEHEEMMWNELNHAGRNKVWCLYPNKNAATESVKDGVGCAVDPVSQAVSIYMDLINAFLSK